The following coding sequences lie in one Spartobacteria bacterium genomic window:
- a CDS encoding uridine phosphorylase: MSDVKYHIRLNHSMLAGAEHVILPGDPGRVEKVAKNLDPDAVFLAANREYTSWLATVQSKKILVCSTGIGGPSLSICVEELAALGLKYYFRIGTTGVIQPDISLPCLIITTGAVRLDGASTHYAPIEYPAVADFDLTTCLVQAAKKCNIDHHIGITASSDTFYPGQERYDTFTGYVPRRFQGTLEEWQKLHVLNYEMESASLLTIINTFGLKAAMIASAIVSRVSAETPDDAVLAQAEDNLSIVIKAAIEEHLNTL, translated from the coding sequence ATGTCAGATGTAAAATATCATATTCGACTCAATCACAGTATGCTGGCCGGCGCGGAGCATGTCATTCTTCCCGGTGATCCGGGACGGGTTGAAAAGGTGGCAAAAAACTTAGATCCCGATGCTGTATTTCTCGCTGCGAATCGCGAGTACACGTCCTGGCTGGCCACTGTTCAGAGTAAGAAAATTCTGGTCTGTTCCACAGGAATCGGCGGGCCTTCTTTGTCTATTTGCGTCGAAGAGCTGGCGGCACTGGGACTGAAGTATTATTTCCGTATAGGAACAACAGGAGTAATCCAGCCAGATATCAGCCTGCCCTGCTTGATTATTACTACGGGGGCTGTACGATTAGATGGTGCATCGACGCATTATGCACCCATTGAATATCCGGCCGTTGCTGATTTTGATTTAACCACCTGCCTCGTTCAGGCAGCCAAGAAATGCAACATTGATCATCATATAGGAATTACGGCTTCTTCGGATACCTTTTATCCCGGGCAGGAGCGGTATGATACGTTTACAGGCTATGTACCCCGCCGTTTTCAGGGAACATTGGAAGAATGGCAAAAGCTGCACGTATTGAATTATGAAATGGAATCCGCATCCTTATTGACCATCATCAACACATTCGGTTTGAAAGCGGCCATGATTGCGTCGGCGATTGTTTCCCGCGTTTCTGCTGAAACTCCGGATGACGCGGTATTGGCACAGGCTGAAGATAATTTATCGATCGTCATTAAGGCTGCTATAGAAGAGCATCTGAATACTTTATAG